The following are from one region of the Segatella oris genome:
- a CDS encoding OmpA family protein: protein MKNLKMATVGLCVLSVCSCSTKQGTGTLIGAGGGSVLGAIVGKIAGNTAVGAAIGGAVGAGAGALIGRHMDKVAAQAAQIRNAKVEEVTDANGLKAVKVTFDSGILFATNQATLTSSSKNDLAKFSKVLKDNSDCHVDIYGHTDTTGNDGINIPLSNRRAESVVNYLKQCGVSGSQFQNVVGKGSAEPVADNSTAAGRKQNRRVEVYLYASQAMVNAAKNGSLSE, encoded by the coding sequence ATGAAGAATTTGAAAATGGCAACAGTGGGACTCTGCGTTCTCTCTGTTTGCAGTTGTAGCACAAAACAAGGTACAGGCACGCTGATTGGTGCCGGTGGTGGAAGTGTTTTAGGTGCTATCGTTGGCAAGATTGCAGGAAACACAGCCGTAGGTGCAGCTATTGGTGGTGCCGTTGGCGCCGGTGCCGGTGCTTTGATTGGCCGACACATGGATAAAGTTGCAGCTCAAGCTGCCCAGATACGGAATGCAAAAGTTGAAGAAGTGACTGATGCAAACGGACTGAAAGCAGTCAAAGTTACTTTCGATAGTGGAATTCTCTTTGCAACAAATCAGGCAACACTCACTTCATCTTCAAAGAATGATTTGGCTAAATTTTCAAAAGTGCTGAAGGATAACAGTGATTGCCATGTAGATATCTATGGGCATACCGATACGACAGGCAATGATGGCATCAACATACCTCTAAGTAACAGACGTGCAGAGAGTGTTGTTAACTATCTTAAGCAATGTGGTGTTTCAGGCTCACAGTTCCAGAATGTTGTTGGAAAAGGTAGTGCTGAGCCTGTTGCAGACAACTCTACTGCTGCTGGCCGCAAGCAAAATCGCCGCGTAGAAGTTTATCTGTATGCTTCTCAGGCAATGGTAAATGCCGCCAAGAACGGCTCACTTTCAGAATAA
- a CDS encoding MATE family efflux transporter — protein MNVTDNAILKLALPSIVSNITVPLLGLVDLAIVGHIGSETYIGAIAVGSMIFNVIYWIFGFLRMGNSGMASQALGRKDYKAVLQVLRRSMYIALSIGFLFIILQFPLCEFSLWLMHPSSSVMRLTRIYFSICIWGAPAMLALYALNGWFVGLQNTRIPMMIALFQNVVNIILSLFFVIVLGMKIEGVALGTVIAQWSGALLGIWFAFRQIVELKTKSTVLHSPVKWKGLFLVNRDIFLRTLFLVAVNLSFTSLGARQGDLILSANTLLMTFFTMFSYVMDGFAFAAEALCGKSYGAKDLPSFSLFTSRLLRWGIGIALVATIIYIGGGRLFLQLITDSSSVLATSEVYFYWVVFIPLAGFLAFVLDGIYIGATMTRYMLISSFLSAVSFFVVYFSLSALLGNHALWLAFILYLAVRGIVQRLLLNRVQLKITSI, from the coding sequence ATGAATGTGACAGACAATGCAATCTTGAAATTGGCGCTTCCTTCCATTGTTTCCAATATAACAGTGCCGCTTTTAGGCCTTGTAGACCTTGCTATTGTAGGGCATATTGGGTCGGAAACGTATATCGGAGCCATTGCTGTTGGTTCTATGATATTCAATGTTATCTATTGGATTTTCGGTTTCCTCCGTATGGGAAATAGCGGTATGGCTTCTCAGGCATTGGGGCGCAAAGATTATAAAGCTGTGCTGCAAGTGCTCCGTCGTTCTATGTATATCGCGCTTTCAATAGGTTTTCTCTTTATAATATTACAGTTTCCCTTGTGTGAATTTTCACTTTGGCTGATGCACCCATCGTCATCGGTGATGCGACTCACACGCATTTATTTTTCCATTTGTATTTGGGGAGCACCTGCTATGTTGGCTCTCTATGCGCTCAATGGTTGGTTTGTCGGACTTCAGAATACGCGTATTCCCATGATGATAGCCTTGTTTCAGAATGTGGTCAATATCATTTTAAGCCTTTTCTTCGTTATCGTTCTCGGCATGAAAATAGAAGGAGTGGCTTTAGGAACAGTCATTGCACAATGGAGTGGGGCTTTATTGGGAATCTGGTTTGCCTTTAGGCAGATAGTAGAATTGAAGACGAAGTCTACTGTTTTACACTCTCCTGTGAAATGGAAAGGCTTGTTTTTAGTCAATAGAGATATCTTTCTTCGTACGCTCTTTTTGGTTGCAGTTAATTTGTCTTTCACCTCTTTAGGGGCACGGCAAGGGGATCTTATCCTTTCTGCAAACACATTGCTGATGACATTCTTTACTATGTTTTCCTACGTAATGGATGGCTTTGCCTTTGCAGCAGAGGCTTTATGTGGTAAGAGTTATGGAGCGAAGGACTTGCCGTCATTCAGTCTTTTTACTTCCCGTCTGTTGAGATGGGGCATCGGAATAGCACTTGTTGCCACCATTATATATATAGGCGGGGGAAGACTTTTCCTGCAATTGATTACCGACAGCAGTAGTGTGCTTGCCACATCAGAAGTTTATTTCTATTGGGTGGTGTTCATTCCTTTGGCAGGTTTCCTTGCATTTGTACTTGATGGTATTTATATTGGGGCCACCATGACGCGCTATATGCTGATATCTTCCTTTCTTTCAGCGGTCAGTTTCTTTGTCGTTTATTTCTCATTATCAGCTTTGCTGGGTAATCATGCACTTTGGTTGGCATTTATCCTATATCTGGCAGTACGGGGAATAGTGCAGCGTTTATTGCTAAATCGTGTTCAATTAAAAATTACAAGTATATGA
- the mtgA gene encoding monofunctional biosynthetic peptidoglycan transglycosylase translates to MKTIIWKIIRWGFALFFASSIFAVVILRFVPVYFTPLMFIRCFQQVGNGESMTLHHHWIPLEEISPHLPVAVMASEDQRFLLHHGFDYNAIQKAAKQNLKSGKQKMGASTISQQTAKNVFLWPGRSWTRKGFEVYFTALIELLWSKQRIMEVYLNSIEMGNGIYGADAVAEYNFGKKAVDLSRADCATIAATLPNPRKFSSKNPGPYVIKRRGQIMANMRFIPSFPKEGEDYNPHTAAGGVYAH, encoded by the coding sequence ATGAAAACCATAATCTGGAAAATTATCAGGTGGGGTTTTGCCCTGTTCTTTGCCTCTTCGATATTCGCAGTGGTTATTCTCCGCTTTGTTCCCGTATATTTCACTCCACTTATGTTTATCCGTTGCTTCCAACAAGTAGGCAATGGAGAGAGTATGACACTACATCATCATTGGATACCGCTTGAAGAAATCTCTCCTCATCTGCCTGTTGCTGTCATGGCAAGTGAAGATCAACGTTTTCTATTACATCATGGTTTTGATTACAATGCCATTCAGAAGGCGGCAAAACAGAATTTGAAAAGTGGAAAACAGAAAATGGGGGCAAGCACCATTAGCCAGCAAACAGCAAAGAACGTGTTCCTTTGGCCCGGTCGCTCTTGGACGCGAAAAGGTTTTGAAGTCTATTTTACGGCACTTATAGAACTGCTATGGAGCAAGCAACGCATTATGGAAGTTTACCTGAACTCCATAGAAATGGGCAACGGCATCTATGGGGCAGACGCTGTGGCTGAATATAATTTTGGGAAGAAAGCTGTCGATTTATCACGTGCAGATTGCGCCACTATAGCAGCTACATTGCCTAATCCCCGAAAGTTCAGCAGTAAGAATCCAGGCCCTTATGTCATTAAACGAAGAGGGCAGATTATGGCCAACATGCGTTTCATTCCCAGTTTTCCAAAAGAAGGAGAAGATTATAACCCTCACACTGCTGCAGGTGGTGTATATGCTCATTAA
- the rmuC gene encoding DNA recombination protein RmuC yields the protein MIVVYIFVGILLGAGGSYFILNNKMNENKLANANLQTQLEAEKQQHQKDIEHLKEQYERETVLRDEQNSREQKLRQEQFAQQLETVQEQFQNLATKILEQTSLKLKTDNVESIAHITQPLKQNIEQLQLAIDKTNNETAKNTASLSEQLKSMAEQTAKIDASATRLTNVMQGANKVQGNWGELTLMNLLDSQGLRLGIDYDIQQTLTDDKGNVLMNEDSGRKMIPDVILHYPNNEDVIIDSKMTIDAYANYMNAEEEVVKKKYADDVVRSIRSQFNSLAKKDYSSYIKAPRRAIDFVIMYVPYEGALQLALLTDPKLWHDAFEKHVFITSQQNLMAILKIIQIAWRQYAQTENQKRVFDLADEMLRRVGDFVKRFDKVGKDIETLHKDYDEAYKKAYTGRQSIVQKANDLKALGAKESANAPIPDVQLSLDEA from the coding sequence ATGATAGTGGTATATATATTCGTGGGAATTCTTTTGGGTGCAGGTGGTTCATATTTCATTCTGAATAATAAGATGAATGAAAATAAGTTGGCTAATGCTAATCTTCAGACGCAATTAGAAGCAGAAAAGCAGCAGCATCAGAAGGATATAGAACATCTTAAGGAGCAATATGAGCGTGAAACTGTGTTGCGTGATGAGCAGAATTCACGTGAACAGAAGCTTAGGCAGGAGCAGTTCGCTCAGCAGTTGGAAACTGTTCAGGAACAGTTTCAAAACCTTGCGACAAAAATTCTGGAACAGACTTCACTGAAGTTGAAGACAGATAATGTAGAGTCGATAGCACATATCACACAGCCTTTGAAACAGAATATCGAACAGTTACAGCTGGCTATTGATAAGACGAATAATGAAACGGCCAAAAATACGGCTTCTCTTTCTGAACAATTAAAGTCTATGGCCGAGCAGACAGCCAAGATAGATGCCTCTGCTACGCGTTTGACGAATGTCATGCAAGGGGCTAATAAGGTGCAGGGCAATTGGGGAGAACTTACGCTGATGAACCTGCTCGACAGCCAGGGACTGCGCTTGGGAATTGACTATGACATTCAACAGACGCTGACAGATGACAAAGGAAACGTCTTGATGAATGAAGATAGCGGCAGGAAGATGATACCCGATGTCATCCTGCATTACCCTAATAACGAGGATGTTATCATCGACTCAAAGATGACCATCGATGCTTATGCCAACTATATGAATGCAGAAGAGGAGGTTGTCAAGAAGAAATATGCAGATGATGTAGTGAGAAGCATTCGCTCGCAGTTCAATTCTTTGGCCAAGAAAGACTATAGTTCGTATATCAAGGCACCGCGTCGCGCCATAGATTTCGTGATTATGTATGTGCCTTATGAGGGAGCTTTGCAATTGGCCTTGTTGACAGATCCCAAGCTTTGGCATGATGCTTTTGAGAAGCATGTCTTTATAACAAGTCAGCAGAACCTCATGGCAATCCTGAAGATTATACAGATTGCATGGCGGCAGTATGCACAGACCGAGAACCAAAAGCGCGTGTTTGATCTTGCTGATGAAATGCTGCGGCGCGTTGGTGATTTCGTAAAGCGCTTTGATAAAGTTGGAAAGGATATCGAAACTTTGCATAAAGACTACGACGAAGCCTACAAAAAAGCTTATACAGGCCGTCAGAGCATCGTGCAAAAGGCTAATGACCTCAAGGCTTTAGGCGCCAAAGAGAGTGCTAATGCTCCAATTCCGGATGTGCAGTTGAGCCTTGACGAAGCTTAA
- the proS gene encoding proline--tRNA ligase, with translation MAKELKQLTKRAENYSQWYNDLVVKAELAEQSPVRGCMVIKPYGYAIWEKMQAQLDKEFKKTGVQNAYFPLLIPKSFLSREAEHVKGFAKECAVVTHYRLKSSEEGNCVVVDPSAKLEEELIIRPTSETIIWNTYKGWIHSWRDLPIMCNQWCNVMRWEMRTRPFLRTSEFLWQEGHTAHATREEAEVEAQKMLKVYADFAEKWMAVPVFQGVKSETERFAGALDTYTIEAMMQDGKALQSGTSHFLGQNFAKSFDVTFLNKENKPEYVWATSWGVSTRLMGALIMVHSDDNGLVLPPKLAPIQVVIIPIYKGDDQLKAISNKLQPVINKLEELGISVKYDDSDNKRPGFKFADYELKGIPVRLVMGGRDLENNTIEIMRRDTLEKESVSFDGIVERVTTLLDDIQANLFEKARAYRDAHVYECDNYDEFKERVKDGGFFLCHWDGTAETEAKIKEDTQATIRCVPFDYEQTEGVDMVSGKPAKCRVIIARSY, from the coding sequence ATGGCAAAAGAACTAAAGCAACTTACCAAAAGGGCTGAGAATTACAGCCAGTGGTATAATGATTTGGTAGTCAAGGCTGAATTGGCAGAGCAGAGTCCTGTGCGTGGTTGTATGGTCATTAAGCCCTACGGTTACGCTATTTGGGAAAAGATGCAGGCACAGCTTGACAAAGAATTCAAGAAAACCGGTGTGCAGAATGCTTATTTTCCACTGTTAATACCGAAGAGTTTCCTCAGCAGGGAAGCTGAACATGTAAAGGGGTTTGCCAAGGAATGCGCTGTTGTTACTCACTATCGCCTTAAATCAAGTGAAGAAGGAAACTGTGTTGTGGTTGATCCTTCAGCTAAGCTTGAGGAAGAATTGATTATCCGTCCTACGTCAGAAACTATCATCTGGAATACTTATAAAGGTTGGATTCATTCATGGAGAGACCTGCCCATTATGTGTAACCAATGGTGTAATGTGATGCGCTGGGAAATGCGTACGCGTCCTTTCCTGCGCACTTCTGAATTCCTTTGGCAGGAAGGTCACACAGCACATGCTACACGGGAGGAGGCTGAAGTGGAGGCTCAGAAGATGCTGAAGGTATATGCTGACTTTGCAGAGAAATGGATGGCAGTGCCTGTTTTTCAGGGAGTAAAGAGTGAGACTGAACGCTTTGCCGGTGCACTTGATACCTATACCATAGAAGCGATGATGCAGGACGGGAAGGCATTGCAAAGTGGAACGAGCCATTTCCTCGGTCAGAACTTTGCCAAGAGCTTTGATGTTACGTTCTTGAATAAAGAGAATAAGCCCGAATATGTATGGGCAACTTCTTGGGGGGTCAGCACCCGTTTGATGGGCGCTCTCATTATGGTGCATAGCGACGACAATGGTCTTGTGCTGCCACCGAAACTTGCTCCAATCCAAGTTGTCATAATTCCAATTTACAAAGGTGACGACCAACTCAAGGCTATCAGCAACAAGTTGCAGCCTGTCATCAATAAGCTTGAGGAGCTTGGCATCAGTGTGAAATACGATGATTCAGACAACAAACGCCCAGGATTTAAGTTTGCAGACTATGAGTTGAAAGGCATACCTGTACGTCTCGTCATGGGAGGGCGCGACCTTGAAAACAACACTATTGAAATCATGCGCCGTGATACGCTTGAGAAAGAAAGTGTAAGTTTTGATGGTATAGTAGAGCGAGTTACGACGCTTCTTGATGATATTCAGGCTAATTTGTTTGAGAAAGCACGTGCTTATCGTGATGCTCATGTCTACGAATGTGACAATTATGATGAGTTCAAAGAGCGTGTGAAAGATGGCGGTTTCTTCCTTTGTCATTGGGATGGTACAGCTGAGACAGAAGCCAAAATCAAGGAAGACACGCAGGCGACCATTCGTTGTGTGCCTTTTGATTATGAGCAGACAGAGGGTGTTGACATGGTTTCCGGGAAGCCGGCTAAATGTCGTGTCATCATAGCAAGAAGCTATTAA
- a CDS encoding TonB-dependent receptor plug domain-containing protein, with the protein MKARIYLIVLFFVSVFHLQAQNFTLHGTILDTAGKPIEFVTISSQGKVVFSSLKGTFSMTLQSTDSVVVKFSMIGFKTKTRVLRNPKGTQKLIISLAESENTLGTVDVKGQKIQTGQNQQLKQEDLQNIHAANGNAVEKLVQMQAGVSTHSELSSQYNVRGGAFDENSVYINGNEIYRPFLVRSGQQEGLSAINPYMVEKIDFSTGGFAAKYGDRMSSSLDITYKQPKAFEATIAASLMSADAYIGFGNSKFSWTNSFRYKTTRNLLGSLETTGEYKPRFLDYQTYLHYAPDQRWTIDVIGNINLSHYDFYPTSRETSFGTLKNVKSFRVYFDGQEKDIFKTYLASVSLSRHFGKNTQLSLIASAFKTHEREQYDIQGQYWLTQTETNKNLGVGTYFEHARNYLNTHVEALKLMLKHKTAKHNVETALYFKREHIEANSNEYEMRDSSGYSIPHTGKELNLIYSLRAQNKIDANRIESYIQDTWHFASKREHTHFTLNYGIRMSHWSFNRETIVSPRLSLGIVPAFNSNVTFRLATGLYYQAPFFKELRDTTTINHITVAKLNNKIRSQRSIHFIAGFDYQFKMGTRPFKFTAEAYYKILGNLIPYSVNNVKVVYYGTNDAKGHTAGIDFKLYGEFVPNTNSWVSLSLMNTQMRFHGMDIPLPTDQRYALNMFFTDYFPGTDKWKMTLAMSYADGLPFSTPHDELGRNSFRAPAYRRVDLGMSYRLLDNTKKAKPIIKNVWLGLECLNLFGINNVNSYYWITDVRNVQYAVPNYLTGRLLNARVTMDL; encoded by the coding sequence ATGAAAGCAAGAATTTATTTGATAGTCCTCTTCTTTGTCTCTGTGTTTCATCTGCAAGCACAGAACTTCACGCTTCATGGCACAATCCTCGATACAGCAGGCAAACCGATTGAATTTGTAACTATCAGCAGCCAGGGAAAAGTAGTGTTTTCTTCATTGAAAGGAACTTTTTCCATGACTCTTCAAAGCACAGATTCTGTAGTCGTGAAGTTCTCTATGATTGGCTTCAAGACCAAGACCCGTGTATTGCGAAATCCCAAAGGCACACAAAAACTTATCATTTCGCTTGCCGAAAGCGAAAATACGCTTGGCACTGTTGACGTGAAAGGGCAAAAAATACAAACCGGACAGAACCAACAACTGAAACAAGAAGACCTGCAAAACATCCATGCGGCCAATGGAAATGCCGTTGAAAAGCTGGTGCAGATGCAAGCAGGCGTCTCTACCCACAGCGAACTTTCATCCCAATATAATGTCCGTGGCGGCGCATTTGACGAGAACAGCGTGTATATTAACGGCAATGAGATTTACCGTCCTTTCTTGGTTCGGAGCGGACAGCAAGAAGGATTGTCAGCTATCAATCCATATATGGTTGAGAAAATTGATTTCTCAACCGGAGGCTTCGCAGCTAAATATGGCGATCGAATGTCTTCTTCATTAGACATCACCTATAAGCAGCCCAAAGCCTTTGAAGCTACTATAGCCGCAAGCTTGATGTCGGCCGATGCGTATATCGGTTTTGGGAACAGCAAATTTTCATGGACCAATAGTTTCCGTTACAAGACCACTCGCAATCTGTTAGGGTCTTTGGAAACCACAGGAGAATATAAACCACGCTTTTTGGACTATCAGACTTATCTGCACTATGCCCCTGACCAGCGATGGACTATCGACGTTATTGGAAACATCAACCTAAGCCATTACGATTTCTACCCTACTTCAAGGGAAACGAGTTTCGGCACATTAAAGAACGTGAAATCGTTTCGTGTGTATTTCGACGGCCAGGAAAAGGATATTTTCAAAACCTATCTTGCCTCGGTTTCCCTAAGCCGTCATTTCGGAAAAAACACCCAACTTTCACTCATAGCCTCTGCTTTCAAAACCCATGAAAGAGAACAATATGATATTCAAGGGCAGTACTGGCTCACGCAAACCGAAACCAATAAAAACTTAGGCGTAGGCACTTATTTTGAACATGCACGCAACTATCTGAATACACATGTTGAGGCTTTAAAGCTGATGTTAAAGCATAAGACGGCGAAACACAACGTTGAGACGGCCCTATATTTCAAGAGAGAGCATATCGAAGCCAACAGCAACGAATATGAAATGCGCGACTCAAGCGGCTACAGCATACCGCACACGGGGAAAGAGCTCAATCTTATCTACTCGCTGCGCGCACAAAACAAGATTGATGCCAATCGCATTGAGAGTTATATTCAAGACACCTGGCACTTTGCAAGCAAGAGAGAGCACACCCATTTCACCCTAAACTACGGCATCCGTATGAGCCACTGGAGTTTCAATCGGGAAACCATCGTTTCGCCACGCCTGTCTTTAGGGATTGTTCCCGCATTCAATTCAAATGTTACCTTCCGCTTGGCTACAGGTCTTTACTATCAAGCTCCATTCTTCAAAGAACTGCGCGACACAACCACGATAAACCATATCACAGTGGCAAAGCTCAATAACAAGATACGCAGCCAGCGTTCCATTCATTTCATTGCAGGTTTTGATTATCAGTTCAAAATGGGCACACGCCCTTTCAAATTCACAGCTGAAGCCTATTATAAAATCCTCGGAAATCTCATTCCCTACTCTGTAAACAACGTGAAAGTGGTATATTATGGAACGAATGATGCCAAGGGACATACTGCAGGCATTGATTTCAAACTCTATGGAGAGTTTGTACCCAACACGAATTCATGGGTGAGTCTGTCGCTGATGAACACGCAGATGCGCTTCCACGGCATGGACATTCCATTGCCTACCGACCAGCGTTACGCCTTGAATATGTTTTTCACAGACTATTTCCCGGGCACTGACAAATGGAAAATGACCTTGGCCATGAGCTATGCAGACGGACTTCCCTTCTCTACTCCGCACGATGAACTCGGCAGGAATTCCTTCCGTGCACCGGCTTACAGGCGTGTTGACCTTGGCATGAGCTATCGTCTGCTTGACAACACAAAGAAAGCTAAGCCCATTATAAAGAATGTATGGCTCGGATTAGAATGTCTGAACCTCTTTGGCATCAACAATGTCAACAGCTATTACTGGATTACCGATGTCAGAAATGTGCAATATGCCGTACCCAATTACCTTACAGGGCGACTGCTAAATGCCCGCGTGACGATGGATTTATAA
- a CDS encoding ATP-dependent helicase produces the protein MDFELNEGQRAAVEYCDGPQLVIAGAGSGKTRVLTYKIAYLIDEKQFEPWSILALTFTNKAANEMRSRIGKVVGQDRTHYLYMGTFHSIFSRILRIEAEKLGYTKQFTIYDEADSRSLLKNIIKEMKLDDKVYKPAGVHAKISMAKNHLILPDLYAQDQAALKRDYHNHQPEIYKIYQTYQQRCQKANAMDFDDLLVLTWRLFKEHDDIRKKYAERFKYVLVDEYQDTNFVQQCIVLQLTQEHRRVCVVGDDAQSIYGFRGANIDNILDFQKIYPETRLFKLEQNYRSTQHIVQAANSLIQHNKRQIPKDVFSCNDKGERLILRPVYSDKEEAAVVCRYIKRLKQKEDFNYDSYAILYRTNSQSRSFEEEMRRQSIPYRIFGGMSFYQRKEIKDILAYFRMVANPEDEEAIRRIINYPTRGIGDTTVAKIAACAQANDVSFWQIVNSPVKYGLNVTNSTVNKLRSFAELISSFIEKSASTDAYQLGTAIIQESKINADIFSSNDPEALSRQENVEEFLSGLQDFVEGRREEGQEEYTGLTDFLQEVSLLTDVESDDDKDGNKVSLMTIHSAKGLEFPVVFIVGMEENIFPSPMSTNNPRELEEERRLLYVAITRAEKYCILTCAKNRWRFGKLEFGAPSRFLHDIDPSFLRIENDNLTDDILFKNSIPKSAKPTTGIHSSPLRPVRVGSIVPKSISKEPSKTPVSTPDGLHVGCIIEHQRFGMGTVINLEGEGENQKATVTFKNTGQKVLLLKFARYTIIE, from the coding sequence ATGGATTTTGAATTAAACGAAGGACAGCGCGCTGCTGTCGAATATTGTGACGGGCCACAGTTAGTCATTGCTGGTGCAGGTTCAGGCAAAACGCGTGTACTCACCTATAAGATTGCTTATCTTATTGATGAGAAGCAGTTTGAACCATGGAGTATCTTGGCTTTAACCTTTACAAATAAGGCTGCGAATGAGATGCGTAGTCGTATTGGCAAGGTCGTGGGGCAGGACCGTACACACTATCTCTATATGGGTACATTCCATAGTATCTTTTCTCGTATCTTGCGCATCGAAGCTGAAAAGTTGGGCTATACCAAGCAATTTACAATATATGATGAAGCAGACAGTCGTTCGCTTTTGAAGAACATTATCAAGGAGATGAAACTGGATGATAAGGTGTATAAGCCTGCAGGTGTTCATGCAAAGATCAGTATGGCAAAGAACCATCTCATTCTTCCCGACTTATATGCCCAAGACCAAGCTGCCTTGAAGCGAGATTATCATAACCATCAACCAGAGATTTACAAAATCTATCAGACCTATCAACAACGTTGTCAGAAGGCCAATGCCATGGACTTTGACGATTTGCTTGTGCTTACTTGGCGACTCTTCAAAGAGCATGATGACATTCGAAAGAAATATGCCGAGCGGTTCAAGTATGTGTTGGTTGATGAGTATCAAGATACCAACTTTGTGCAGCAGTGTATCGTTCTGCAGCTTACTCAAGAGCATCGTCGTGTGTGTGTGGTTGGGGATGACGCCCAAAGTATCTATGGCTTCCGCGGTGCCAATATTGATAACATCCTCGATTTTCAAAAGATTTATCCCGAAACCCGGCTTTTCAAGTTAGAGCAAAACTATCGTTCTACTCAGCATATTGTGCAGGCAGCGAACAGTTTGATACAGCATAATAAACGACAAATTCCAAAAGATGTCTTCAGTTGCAACGATAAGGGGGAAAGATTAATCCTGCGCCCTGTCTACAGTGATAAGGAAGAAGCTGCAGTTGTTTGCCGTTATATTAAACGGCTTAAGCAGAAAGAAGATTTCAATTATGATAGCTATGCGATATTATATCGCACTAATTCCCAGAGCCGAAGTTTTGAAGAAGAGATGCGAAGGCAGAGCATACCTTATCGGATTTTCGGTGGTATGAGTTTCTATCAGCGCAAAGAGATTAAAGACATTCTGGCCTATTTCCGTATGGTTGCCAACCCTGAAGACGAGGAAGCAATCAGGAGAATCATCAATTATCCAACGCGAGGTATCGGTGATACAACGGTTGCAAAGATTGCAGCATGTGCTCAAGCAAACGATGTCAGCTTTTGGCAAATTGTCAATTCTCCTGTGAAATATGGACTGAATGTAACCAATAGCACTGTCAACAAATTACGTTCATTTGCCGAACTCATCTCTTCTTTCATTGAAAAATCAGCCTCAACGGATGCTTACCAATTAGGAACAGCCATTATTCAAGAGAGTAAAATCAATGCAGATATATTTTCATCCAACGATCCGGAAGCACTCTCTCGACAGGAAAATGTTGAAGAATTCCTCAGTGGTCTGCAGGATTTTGTTGAAGGAAGACGCGAAGAAGGCCAGGAAGAGTATACAGGGCTGACAGACTTTCTGCAAGAAGTTTCATTGCTTACCGATGTAGAAAGTGACGATGACAAAGACGGAAATAAGGTTAGTCTGATGACAATTCATTCAGCAAAAGGATTAGAGTTCCCCGTGGTTTTCATTGTAGGGATGGAAGAAAACATATTCCCCAGCCCTATGTCTACAAATAATCCACGCGAGCTTGAAGAAGAAAGGCGCTTGCTTTATGTGGCGATTACGCGTGCAGAGAAGTATTGCATCTTGACTTGTGCAAAGAACAGATGGCGTTTTGGCAAGTTGGAATTCGGTGCTCCAAGCCGTTTCTTACATGATATTGATCCGTCTTTCCTGCGGATTGAAAATGACAACTTAACTGATGATATCCTTTTCAAAAACTCTATTCCAAAGTCTGCAAAGCCGACTACCGGTATCCACTCAAGTCCTTTGCGCCCTGTAAGAGTGGGATCAATCGTGCCCAAGTCAATATCAAAAGAACCGAGCAAGACTCCTGTCTCGACTCCCGATGGATTGCACGTTGGCTGTATCATAGAACATCAGCGTTTCGGTATGGGCACTGTTATCAATCTTGAAGGGGAAGGAGAAAATCAGAAAGCCACCGTAACGTTCAAGAATACCGGCCAGAAAGTGCTTTTATTGAAGTTTGCCCGATACACGATTATTGAATAA